The DNA window AAAACATTAGAATCAATAATTGACATTGGAGAGGAAATAAATTATCAATAAATAAGTTATTTTACATATTAACGGACCCATTTTTTCAATGGCATTACAGGATCTGTATCGTTTCAAGGACTCTTTTCTTGCCTCCAGATGAACATTTTCAGCTTCACTTCGAATAGACCAGGAAAACACCTACTTGCATTTTGGGAAGAGAACCAGAGATACAACAAGCAGTGACTTGTTGTGGAGCTACAGTTGAAGCCCACTGCATCTTTGTATTGATACCTCAGTGAAAGCCCCATACAGTTTGGCCAAATCAACCCAAACATTGCACCAAACCCCATCACGTCTGTCGACTGTGCCCTCTGGAGAAGGATTCTGACTCAGGAACTCCGGCTCTACCAGCTTCGCTATGCAAGGAGACTGTCCACAGCTGGTGCTGCCAAGCTGCTAACCCACATGATGCAGCCGTAAAGGGCACTGAGCTGTGTGTGGCGGCCACTCTGTGTGGCTGTGATGGAAGAGAGGTGGATGGGTCAGGAGAAAAGATCAATGATGGGGAGTGAAACAGATGATCAGGCAAAGACAGCTGCAAGTGAACCAATCTCTCAAACAGGGGGAGTGGCTAAGAGGCAGTGGCTCTCACCAGCCATGAGTAGGCAGCACTGTTCAAGTTTCACATTGTTTATTTAAGTTaagtgcacaagtacagtgaaatgtctgCTGGAGGTAGAGGTAGGCAGGTGCTCTCTGGCCCAAGCCTGTAAATATGTCTGCAGTGACGGGACATGGCTGCAGGGAAAGCTGTTCTCTGTGGGTTCCAGCTCACCCTATGCCTACTGTGTGCAGGATGGAGGGTTGTGGTGGAGGAACTACTCTCACTGGCCAGGGAGGCTGCGTACATGGCCACACATAGAGACGTAAACTCTGGTAACTTTGTGGATGTGTACCATGTCACCTCACATGGGTGAACTTGCACGGATAGAGAGGAGCTCAGAGCGGAGTAttacagagagaaggagagagaaagagggaaggtaaggacagaggagggacagagagggggaaagggatgAGGAGATCGGTAGTTAGGGTAATAAAGAAGGCTAGTGTGAGGAGAGAGAATCTTAGCAGAAGAAAGAAAATAAGAAATGTATATGAGCCAATAATTGCAGCCTTTTAGAGTATTACTGAAATGAAATGTTAGACTACATTAATGTTCATCATTTTTATAAACATCAGAGGTCATGATTTAATTTACTTTAAAAACCTTTTGGACCCGCTTGAAAGTATAATAACAACATTATTCACCATTTGTAACCTAGGAAATCACATTTTAGACTTAGATTAGCTAGAAGTACGTGATTTAGAGTACTTGATTTTATCAGTCTCGGAAAACTGTGacagagttaagaaaatattttatTTCTGATAAGTAATTTTTCTGAGAAGTCATTGATGAATGCAAGATGTCCTGGGACTGCAGAAAGAAAGTTGGGCCACAAGCACAACCTGGTCCTCAGATGTCCCTGGACTGCAGAGCAGAAGTTGGGCCACATCCAGGTCCTAAACTTGCGTCTGCCCCCTTCCCCCTCATCAATGAGACAAACATGGGGAGTCTGCGGTAAAGCTGAAGGATTTCCCTTGGGGTCGGCTCAGGTTGCATGAGGATGAGCAGGCCTTCTCCATGTCATAACACATGGTGGAGGCTTGGCACTTGTCCCTGGGCCCTGTCATAGAGGAAAACATGGGAAATCTGTGGTAAGGCTCATAGAGGTTCTCAAGGAAGCTCACCTCTGAGGTTGGCTCATCTCCCTTGTCCATATCTCTCCGCATGCTGGAGACTCAGCGCTGGCGGTGGGGTGAAGGAGGCGCTATCTGCCAAGGGAAGTAAGTCCAGGACGTCTCTGCTGGGTACGCCGGCTCATCAAAGGACATCCATGGTTCCTTGGGGTAGTAGGGTTGAGACTTCCAAGACTCAACAGAGTCAGCAGCAGACAGGTAATCTCTGAAACCTTCCTGATATTTGTCTTTGACATCTTTGTTTGCTTTAGCAGTTCTCTGTCTTTTACTGTATGTGCATGGACTCCATCTTGTCTGTGAAGTAACCACACATCAAAAAGCTGTATCGCCACAAGAATGTTGCACTGACACCTTTCCTCTTCATAGTGAAAATTGAAAGTTATTGGAATGACAAGTTTCTTGTCTTTAGAAAATTAGACCTTAGCAGCATAATTGCCATAAACCAACACTGCTTTTATGACATTATTATGACATTAGAATTGTGATGGCATTCATTGTTTAAGTATACTAAGGGAGGTGGTGGGGGGAATCCATTGAAGTGACTATGGGTAAATCTCACTGTGTCCAGACAGAGATCTTTAGTAATATAAAAACGACATGCATCTAACACCGCATCATTGTGAACCATCACATTTTTAAGGGTATTTCTTTATCATAGGTAAGCTAATGTTTACATAAGCCCATAGTGAACTTTTGTAATCGATATTGTGAAGTCGATAATGAACTATTGGAGGACCATCTCGAAGAAAACTGAACGAGGTGCAAAACTGCAAATCTGTGACGCATTTCCTTTACCGGCAAAACTGTTTTGATAACAACGGAAGTGGTATTTTCatcattcttagtttaaagatgGCTCTTGCTAATGTGTTGCAGAGTGAGTCAGTAGACTTTTCAAACTATGGTCGCACGTGTCGTGGCTTCACCAGTAGTTTGTATGAAACAGAGTTGGGTTTGGAGTCTGTAGGGGGAGATAACCTCTCTTTCGCTGTGAGAACCGCCTGCTCTGACGAAGATGGGCCAGAAAGAAAGATACGATTCCTTCATGGCACAACCACATTAGCCTTCAAAGTAAGTGTACTCGCTACCAAATATGGTTGATAAATGAAGATGTCCCACTCGGGCCGTTTACCATTGGAAAAGAAAACATCAGTTCCGGTCTGCTTAATGGGTGGTTTTTAGGCACCAAAGCATTAGAGGCTGGTCTGCTTATTTCAGTTCGTTTACTGTACATAAACCAGAAGGAATGAGGGAGTTGGGTGTCTCGCTTCGCCTTTAACCCGTTTGCACGATATGCTAGCTAACAAGTAACCATTGTTTGAGAGCAATTCATCGCGCGCTCACATAACGTTACAAATGGATTCCCCGTTGGCTAGCCATTTAGATATTTATATGGACCAttcatccaggctgtatcacaaccggcggtgattgggagtcccataaggcggcgcacaattggcccagcggtggccggtgtaggccataattgtaaataagaatgtgttcttaactgacttgcctagttaaataaaggttgaatgtACATTTTTTTTGCAGAATATTAAATACATAGTTCCAAAACAAAGCTTTGCCGTACCAACGTGATGTGCATTCCATAACAAGCGCATCTCACCTGTGCTAACTCTTACTGGTCAACTGTGTACGCAATCACATTACCAGTTACCTATAACCCTGCGTAAGTGACCTTAGGCAACTGAAGATATAAACAACACATTAGATGAGCACATAAGCAGGCAAAAATGACTCCTTCATGCCAATGGTCATTTTAGCTAGTCATATAGGCTACTTCTTGTTTAAACTTAGCTaacatttttttccccctttatttaataactaggcaagtaagttaagaacaaattcttattttcaatgatggccgtggaacagtgggttaactgcctgttcaggggcagaatggcagatttgtaccttgtcagctcgggggtttgagcttgcaaccttccggttactagtccaacgctctaaacactaggcgaccctgccgccCCCAGGGTTGCTTTAAAGGGTTGCTAGTTATTCTGAAAATAACTTTAAACAATGACACCTGAAATAATCAAGTCTAGGGTTATATAGGCCTAGCTATTACCCCTTGGCTAGCCATTGTCTAACTTCTGTCTTCATGTCCTTTTCCCCACAGTTCCAGCATGGTGTGATCGTGGCGGTGGACTCCAGGGCTACAGCAGGCGCCTACATCGCCTCCCAGACAGTGAAGAAGGTGATAGAGATCAACCCCTACCTGTTGGGCACAATGGCTGGAGGGGCTGCTGACTGCAGCTTCTGGGAGCGCCTGCTGGCCCGCCAGTGCCGCGTCTACGAGCTCCGCAACAAGGAGCGCATCTCTGTGGCAGCCGCCTCCAAGCTACTGGCCAACATGGTGTACCAGTACAAAGGCATGGGCCTCAGCATGGGAACCATGGTGTGTGGCTGGGACAAGACTGGACCAGGTATGGATGTGATATGATGCTGTATAACTGGCGTCAATGTGCTAGTTTAGCAGTAATGCTTCTTTCACTGTCCCTGGCCTCTTACTGGCCTCGAACTTGTGATTCTCTGCTTTGCAAACACGTGCTAGCCAGTTGCGTTGCCAAAAAGCTAGCAATTCAGCGACCCGAGTGAAGATATTTGAAGCTGTGGAGTGAGCTTATAGTACGCATAGCCGCgggaagtagtttgggggtggGGATCCTGGGATTTGTTGGTGGGGGGGTGTGATGCAGAAATATTTTTTCTTTTCTTAACCCACGCTGATGTCTTTGTCATTCCgctaatataggactagtaaaggcccagtgcactacgtTTGTGATCATTTTTTATAATGGAATTGATTTGAATTTGAGTGTTAACCAGCATTTAACTTCAATCTGATCATTTCCTGTACAAAACAGTTAATCTGATAATACTTGTGATATATAAAAATACTTTGATATGTTTTCCAGTTTCTTGAAATACTTTGCAAATGCAACTTATTTCTATGTgtaaactgaaatggtccattcattccttttttacattttagtagatgttcttatccagagcaacttacagtagtgagtgcatacattctcATACTTTTTTGCACTGGTCCCacatgggaattgaacccacaaccctagcgttgcaagcgccatgctctaccaactgagccacatcatCACAAACCACTTAATAACTGTATTATTTCTCTTCATGCTAATGGAAAGTCTACAGGTATCTAACCTAGATGACCAGCCTATGTACAATACAGTAATGTACATTTACATGAAGCGATTTGTAAGGACGGTAAATTAATACTGCACAAAAAGGGGTTGTTTTCCATGTTATTATATCAATGTAGTTATTTTAATTTGGTGTGGATGTTTTGTCTATGACCATAACTTTGCACCTTTTGATGTAAATGTTTGAGGACAAGGTTTTGTTCTTACTGTATACATTTAGAACGACAATCGCATGACAATTTTTTTTCGGGGGGTGCTGtggcacccctacttcctgctgCTATACTAGTACGGTGTTATCGCTGTTACATCAGAGATTACCATAAACTAGGTGATGAAATGTTGTCTTGAAGACTATGTTAATTTGTTTTGGCTCTAGTGTTCCATATTACATGTGTATTTGCAggacaaaacaaaaataaaccaAGCCAAGCATCACAAAGTTCTGCTCGCTAAATTCCTTTTCCACTGGCTCTCACTCAATTGCGTTCCAACCGCTCCCTCTACACATACGTGCTGTGTGCGCCTACAGAAATAAAGGcctataaaaaaaatgtatctatCTGATGGGATACCCAAGCTACATTCCTTGCCAAAAGTTGTGGGCCCATCTCTGATCTAGGCTATTAACCCCCTCCCCCAACATAAACAGTTTCCACACTGACAATATGCAATAACATTAGTTTGATAAAGACAGAGCATATTTTCATCAGAATCATTCAACCTAGGCCTACTCACCAAACTTATGTCATGGCCATAATTCTGTGTAGAATTGTTAATCCATTTAGAAAATTCCCAGGACCAACAGTACAGTAAATCGAATGTCTGTATATCGAAAAGAAGACAGATTTTAGTTTGCAACCCTGAAAAATGTCTTTCAATTTGCCAAATTGCGCCTCATTCCAAATTATCACTCTTTGAGAATAACTGTTCCCGACGCAATAAGCCAATCACTTCACACTCTTCTCTTCTATTCTGTTATATTACATCATATTTTCTTACCATAAAATAGGTGTTTTGACTGTGATAACGGCTCGGGAAATAAGAgcatcttgtctgctaaattaacaagGCTATGTCATTGCACAGCCATAGGCTTCTAATCAAGTGCCACACTGCTGAGGTTACTACCTTTTTTGAagatataaccagttgatattacagtTTCAATTAATTAATCTTAAATggcacttgttttttttttattgactgaaaaaaatatatatatatatgatgcgATTACGATTTGTTATCTGTAATGGTTATAAATTAGGCATTGTTGCACACTGTTGgcacattaactaacatattcctctcaattgtacatttttAGCTTGACTCATTTTGACGTTATAACTACTTACATCTGCTCCcccgtaatgttttgtcagccatctttgttgaagaaAGCCACCAGAGACGGGTGGCTCGCATCAAATTCATTattggaaccactcgatatgattggtcatataaaaaccttgggatccaaatgcataatgagtgctctaactctcccttgtggtggtctggagtaatgaagctgtgatgctgggtacctcttaAGTCCCACGGTGTGAAcgcgcaacttttaaaggaggaaccactatAGATAAATGTGCCATTTTTTTTTCTAGTACGGCCCTCATTCTAAAAgtagcatttttttttttcatttaatgAGTACTTAACAAAAAAAATCATAGTACTCAAACAGTCAAAGGTCAAAAGCCCATCCTTACACACATGTGTAAGCTGGACAGGGACAACATATAATCCATTCTGTTACACACAGGGGACCAGCCCTAGTCTCTATCAGATCATGCTGTCCTAGACTGCAAAATTAGATAACTAGGGATCTGAATTTTGAATTGCACATGTGAGCCACATAAAGATTGCAGTAGCCTAAATGTCATATTTCCCATGAGTTATGAATGTATGGTACATCCTTCCCCTTAAAAAGGAGAGGTGCATTTCCTCCCTATCACGCTGCATATTAAAGTTGTTGTGACTAAGGAGTGCAGTATAGACTACAATAAGAGATGGGACACACCATAAcgaccacagaacatcagccgcATGTCTCTCTCGTCGcgatgtgttttgtcctatatttttatttttaatcctagCCCTCGCACGAGGTCtttggtaggcagtcattgtaaataagaatttgttcttaactgacttgcatagttaaatgaGTTAAAAAAAAATTGTCTTTTCATTTCCTggtgattctacatgttgaattgCCACCGTCCCTGGACGCTCAGCCGATGATATAACACACACAGCCGTTGGAACCAAAATGcaaagcgtgtgcaaagctgtcatcaaggcaaaggatggctatctgaagaatctaaaatatattttgatttgttgagcacttgttttggttactacatgatttcaagTAGAAACCAGGAACCAATACatcaagtcagttaggaaagcaaaggttaGCTTTTTAAAacataaatttgcatcctgtagctctaactccaaaaagttctggaacactgtaaagtccatggagaataagagcatctcctcccagctcccaggctggctaccccaaccccggccaacagctctgcaccccccgcagctacttgcccaagcctccccagcttctccacCCAAATCCCAATAGTAGATGTTCTGAAAGCGCTGCAAAACCTGGAATTGTACAAATCAGCCGGGCGAGACAATCTGGACACACTCTTTTTAAAATGATCTTCTGCcgttgtcgcaacccctattactagtctgttcaacctctctttcgtatcgtccgagattcctaaagattggaaagctgccacggtcatccccctcttcaaagggtgtgatactctagacccaaactgttacagacccatatccatcctgccctgccttttctaaagtcttcgaaagccaagttaataaacgtatcatttcgaatcccaccataccgtctccactgtgcaatctggtttccgagctggtcatgggtgcacctcagccacgctcaaggttctaaaccatatcataaccgccatcgataaaagacagtactgtgcagccgtcttcatagacctggccaaggttttcgactctgtcaatcaccgtattcttatcggcagactcaacagccttggtttctcaaatggctGCATCggctggttcaccaactacttctcagatagagttcagtgtgtcaaatcggagggcctgttgtctggacctctggcagtctttatgggggtaccacagggttcaattatcggccgactctcttctctgcatgtatcaatgatgtcgctcttgctgttggtgattccttgatccacctctatgcagacgacaccattctgtatacatcttgcccttatttggacactgttaacaaacctccaaacaagcttcaatgccatacaactctccttccatggcctccaacttaAACgctaataaaactaaatgcatgctcttcaacagatcgctgcccgcacccgcccacccgactagcatcactactgcagtctcacagtgccatccatttagtCAGCTAAGCCCCATAgatcacccaccactgcgacctgtatgctctcgtcggctggtcctcgctacatattcgtcgccagacctactggctccaggtcatctataagtctttgctaggtaaagccccgccttttctcagctcactggtcaccataacaacacccacccatagcacgcgctccagcagatatatctcactagtcatccccaaagccaacacctcctttggtcgcctttccttccagttctatgctgccaatgactggaacgaattgcaaaaatcactgaagttggagacttatatctccttcactaactttaagcatcagttatctgagcagctaacagaTCACTGCAGCGGTACATagcccaaccaactacctacctcatccccatattgtttctaTTTACTTTTTTTCTCTTTAACACACCAGTATTTTTACTTGcatatcatcatctgcacatctatcactccagtgttcatttgctaaattgtaattactttgctactatggcctatttattgccttacctccttactctaTTTGCACACACTTTATATTGATTTCtctattgttattgactgtacttttgttcattctatgtgtaactctgtgttgtgtttttttgtcgcactgctttgctttatcttggccaggtcgcagttgtaaatgagaacttgttctcaattagcttacctggttaaaggtgaaataaaacaaatgtgctatttcatagttttgatgtcattattattctacaatatagtaaaaataaagtaaaaaacccttgaatgtgtgttctaaaacttttgaccggtagtgtatataggtTTTTAATATGTATAAACAAAATATGCTTCTTTAGGGGTTCATACAcaatatcatatttttttattgtcACGTCATACATTTAATTATTTGCATGTATTTTACCTTGTGCTCACG is part of the Oncorhynchus keta strain PuntledgeMale-10-30-2019 chromosome 26, Oket_V2, whole genome shotgun sequence genome and encodes:
- the LOC118359063 gene encoding proteasome subunit beta type-5-like, yielding MALANVLQSESVDFSNYGRTCRGFTSSLYETELGLESVGGDNLSFAVRTACSDEDGPERKIRFLHGTTTLAFKFQHGVIVAVDSRATAGAYIASQTVKKVIEINPYLLGTMAGGAADCSFWERLLARQCRVYELRNKERISVAAASKLLANMVYQYKGMGLSMGTMVCGWDKTGPGLYYVDSEGNRVCGDLFAVGSGSMYAYGIVDSGLKQKDLTVEEACDLGCRAIYQATYRDAYSGGQVNLYHVHSDGWNRVSQSDVLMLHQQYQAEKA